In one window of Opitutus sp. GAS368 DNA:
- a CDS encoding phosphoketolase family protein encodes MPNSPELALLDAWWRAANYLTIGQIYLQENALLREPLRPEHIKPRLLGHWGTSPGLSFIYAHLNRLVCRHDADVLYLAGPGHGGPALVANVYLEGTYSEVYPEITRDAAGLRKLFRQFSTPGGIPSHASASTPGSIHEGGELGYVLMHAFGAVFDNPGLIAVAVVGDGEAETAPLEGSWKGIRFLNPARDGAVLPILHLNGYKIAGPTVWGRADDGEIAAFLRGHGYEPLFVEGSDPAPMHTAFAATLEQAYAKICVIQRAARTDGLVNQAGWPAIVLRTPKGWTGPKMVDGQPVEGTFRAHQVPLANVRDNPAHLAQLEAWLRSYRPEELFDAAGRLRPDIAALSPRGDRRMGANPRANGGRCSVSLDLPDTKDYSLAITRPARERHESTRLLGRYLRDVFRRNAAAANFRLFCPDETQSNRLDDVFAATNRCLVRGAHADDDHLTPDGRVMEVLSEHNCHGWLEGYVLTGRHGLFATYEAFATIIDSMAAQHAKWLEHCARLPWRLPVPSLNYLLTSTCWRNDHNGFSHQGPGFIDSLLSKQGNIVRAYLPPDGNCLLHVADHCLRSKNYLNLIVIDKQPQLQWLDYAAAGQHCARGASAWAWCGSGGEGEPDVVLACAGDIPTLETVAAAWLLRRWLPGLRVRVVNVVDLMTLPPRDRHPHGMADDRFDELFTADRPVIFAFHGYPGIVHQLLHGRPRPERFHVRGYNEEGTTTTPFDMVVLNRLSRYHLCLDALHYLPPGLAGAAALTDHAQTMLVRHTEYIHEHFEDLPEIRDWVWTD; translated from the coding sequence TTGCTCGATGCCTGGTGGCGCGCCGCAAACTATCTGACCATCGGCCAGATCTACCTGCAGGAAAACGCCCTGTTGCGCGAACCGCTGCGACCGGAACACATCAAGCCCCGCCTGCTCGGACACTGGGGCACTTCGCCGGGCCTCAGTTTTATTTATGCGCATCTCAACCGGCTGGTTTGCCGGCACGACGCCGACGTCCTCTATCTGGCCGGACCCGGCCATGGCGGCCCGGCGTTGGTGGCCAACGTCTACCTGGAGGGAACGTATTCGGAGGTTTATCCGGAGATAACGCGCGATGCCGCCGGGTTGCGGAAACTTTTCCGCCAGTTCTCCACCCCGGGGGGCATTCCCAGCCACGCCAGCGCGTCCACCCCGGGGTCGATCCACGAAGGCGGCGAACTGGGCTATGTGCTCATGCACGCCTTCGGGGCTGTGTTCGACAATCCCGGCCTGATCGCGGTGGCCGTGGTCGGTGACGGCGAAGCCGAGACCGCGCCGCTCGAGGGTTCGTGGAAAGGCATCCGCTTCCTGAACCCGGCCCGCGATGGCGCCGTGCTGCCCATCCTGCATCTCAACGGCTACAAAATCGCCGGCCCCACGGTCTGGGGCCGGGCGGATGATGGGGAGATTGCCGCGTTTTTGCGCGGCCATGGTTACGAACCCCTGTTTGTCGAGGGTAGCGACCCGGCGCCGATGCACACGGCCTTTGCCGCGACGCTGGAACAGGCCTATGCGAAGATCTGCGTCATCCAACGCGCGGCGCGCACTGACGGCCTGGTGAACCAGGCGGGTTGGCCCGCTATCGTGCTGCGCACACCCAAGGGATGGACGGGTCCGAAGATGGTCGATGGCCAACCGGTTGAAGGCACTTTTCGCGCCCATCAGGTCCCGCTCGCGAATGTGCGCGACAACCCCGCCCACCTCGCCCAGCTGGAGGCCTGGCTGCGGAGCTACCGCCCCGAGGAACTCTTTGATGCCGCCGGGCGCCTGCGGCCGGATATTGCCGCGCTCTCGCCCCGCGGAGACCGGCGCATGGGCGCGAATCCCCGGGCCAATGGCGGTCGCTGCTCCGTGTCCCTCGATCTGCCCGACACGAAAGACTATTCGCTCGCGATCACCCGGCCCGCCCGGGAGCGGCACGAGTCGACCCGGTTGCTGGGCCGGTATCTGCGCGATGTCTTCCGCCGCAATGCGGCGGCGGCGAACTTCCGGCTGTTCTGTCCGGACGAAACCCAGTCCAACCGGCTGGACGATGTCTTTGCCGCGACCAACCGCTGTCTCGTCCGCGGCGCGCACGCGGACGACGACCACCTTACGCCGGACGGCCGCGTGATGGAGGTCCTGAGCGAGCACAACTGCCACGGCTGGCTCGAGGGCTACGTGCTGACGGGCCGCCACGGGCTGTTCGCGACCTATGAGGCGTTCGCGACGATCATCGATTCCATGGCCGCGCAGCACGCGAAATGGCTGGAGCATTGCGCGCGGCTCCCCTGGCGCCTCCCGGTCCCGTCGCTCAACTACCTGCTGACCTCCACGTGCTGGCGGAACGATCACAACGGTTTCAGCCACCAGGGCCCGGGCTTCATCGACAGCCTGCTTTCCAAGCAGGGCAACATTGTGCGGGCCTACCTGCCGCCCGACGGCAATTGCCTGCTGCACGTGGCCGATCACTGCCTGCGCAGCAAAAATTACCTGAACCTCATCGTGATCGACAAGCAGCCGCAACTCCAGTGGCTCGACTACGCTGCCGCCGGGCAGCATTGCGCCCGCGGGGCATCGGCCTGGGCGTGGTGCGGTTCGGGCGGGGAGGGTGAGCCGGACGTGGTGCTCGCCTGTGCGGGCGACATTCCGACGCTCGAAACGGTGGCGGCCGCCTGGCTGCTGCGCCGCTGGCTCCCGGGCTTGCGCGTCCGCGTGGTCAATGTGGTGGACTTGATGACCCTCCCGCCGCGGGACCGGCACCCGCACGGCATGGCGGACGACCGGTTTGACGAGCTGTTCACCGCGGACCGGCCCGTGATTTTCGCCTTCCATGGCTATCCGGGCATCGTCCACCAGCTGCTGCACGGGCGGCCGCGGCCGGAGCGCTTTCATGTCCGCGGTTATAATGAGGAAGGCACCACCACGACCCCCTTCGACATGGTGGTGCTCAACCGGCTCAGCCGCTATCATCTTTGCCTCGATGCGCTGCACTATCTGCCCCCGGGCCTGGCCGGCGCCGCCGCGCTCACCGACCACGCGCAGACAATGCTCGTCCGGCACACGGAATACATCCACGAACACTTCGAGGATCTCCCGGAAATCCGCGACTGGGTGTGGACCGATTGA